A stretch of the Argentina anserina chromosome 6, drPotAnse1.1, whole genome shotgun sequence genome encodes the following:
- the LOC126800387 gene encoding remorin 4.1-like — protein sequence MLNDQRAGTSRQQEDDDHGDDEIIRDIHALTPPHPPQAANRGRQRETWETGSHRSSSLSMASTEGASSENFTTISREFSALVVAGSTIANSTFSDNDMNDSTVNNPGNNLGLGRIGEEDNRPEETNPLAIVPDNYNSLDPVASPRSIGASTNNMAGSTSSSMIGTNQGPPSEISVHRVKKEEVESKISAWQNAKIAKLNNRFKREDAIINGWESEQVQKASSWMKKVERKMEEKRARALEKMQNDIARAHRKAEERKASAEAKRGTKVARVLEIANLMRAVGRAPAKKSFF from the exons ATGTTGAATGATCAGAGAGCAGGCACCAGCCGTcaacaagaagatgatgatcacGGTGATGATGAGATCATCCGGGATATCCACGCCTTGACACCACCTCATCCTCCACAGGCTGCAAACCGTGGCCGTCAAAGAGAGACTTGGGAAACTGGCAGCCACAGATCATCGTCTCTGTCCATGGCTAGTACTGAAGGTGCTTCTAGTGAGAATTTCACTACCATTAGTAGAGAATTCAGTGCTCTAGTGGTTGCTGGGTCAACAATTGCGAATAGTACTTTTAGTGACAACGATATGAATGATAGTACTGTGAATAATCCTGGAAACAACTTGGGATTGGGAAGGATTGGAGAGGAGGACAATAGGCCGGAGGAGACCAATCCCTTGGCTATAGTACCGGATAATTATAACTCATTGGATCCAGTTGCTTCTCCGAGAAGTATTGGTGCTAGTACTAATAACATGGCCGGCTCTACTTCATCAAGCATGATTGGCACTAATCAAGGGCCTCCAAGTGAGATTTCTGTGCATAGGGTCAAGAAAGAAGAGGTGGAATCAAAGATATCGGCATGGCAAAACGCAAAGATTGCTAAGCTAAACAACAGGTTCAAGAGGGAGGATGCCATTATTAATGGGTGGGAGAGTGAGCAGGTTCAGAAAGCTTCTTCATGGATGAAGAAAGTTGAG AGGAAAATGGAGGAGAAAAGAGCAAGGGCCCTAGAGAAGATGCAAAATGATATAGCCAGAGCTCACAGAAAAGCAGAAGAGAGGAAGGCATCGGCTGAGGCTAAGAGAGGAACAAAAGTGGCAAGGGTTCTTGAAATAGCCAATTTAATGAGAGCTGTTGGAAGAGCACCTGCCAAAAAGTCATTCTTCTAA
- the LOC126800384 gene encoding pentatricopeptide repeat-containing protein At2g33680-like — MDTLLPSSFLPALYVPQRPFPPFHSSSTKSSSVTATSTQKPKPTSLHFSPNSTLPPSSQHNLLFNDWPQLLQFSIGSKNLTLGQAIHAFLLKSRSPSDTDAFQGNNLLNLYSKLRRLGDAQKVFDEMPLRNTITWTTLLKGYSGVGDYASLFRAAGDMFRGGERFNEHTCSVILEACGSLEERRGGEQVHGFVVKSGLQDNVFVATSLVSMYSRSDCLDNAEKVFNDMDYRDVQCLNYMILEYGRASRGGKAIGVFIDLLSSGIDPNDYTFTNSISACSGDVRVHGGRQLHGLAVKYGVICETSVGNAVITMYGRHGMIEEAERMFYALDERNLISWTAVLSMYVNNGHIDKALNVFLKVLDLGIHCDPSILCPVLDACSECRNLELGRQIHAFVTKLGYDSGVHVGTALIDLYAKCGNVQSARLVFDGLSGKNTASINAVLAGFVESHIHVEEDAIVLFNQSRYAGISPDFITFSRLLSLSAEEATLVIGKSLHSYTIKAGLEADSTVGNAIITMYAKCGSIEEAFQMFNGMTSRNCITWNAIISAYALHGDSTRSLSLFENMKEEGFTPDGFTLLAILQACSYSGLWETGLCLFNEMEQKYGTRSVIEHFGCMVDLLGRAGKFSEAIDFINTSPFPDSAMLWRTLVNVCMLYGNLDFGILASTRLLELEADEAGSYILVSNMYARAGLFEEAAKVRTVMNDLQVNKEAGCSWIEVDNKFHYFVASDLNHPRSDEIYEKLNILKTQIKVNCHDRFDLCVIADHL, encoded by the coding sequence ATGGATACCCTTCTCCCCAGCTCCTTTCTTCCCGCTCTTTACGTACCTCAACGACCCTTCCCTCCATTCCACAGCAGCTCCACCAAGTCCTCTTCTGTCACCGCCACATCAacccaaaaaccaaaacccacGTCGCTCCATTTTTCCCCCAACTCCACTCTTCCACCCTCTTCGCAACACAATCTTCTCTTCAATGACTGGCCTCAGCTCCTCCAGTTCTCAATTGGGTCCAAAAATCTCACGCTGGGCCAGGCCATCCATGCCTTCTTGCTCAAATCCAGGTCCCCAAGCGACACCGACGCATTCCAAGGCAACAATCTCCTCAACTTGTACTCGAAACTCAGGAGATTGGGGGATGCACAAAAGGTGTTCGATGAAATGCCTCTGAGAAACACGATTACGTGGACTACTCTCTTGAAGGGGTATTCTGGGGTTGGCGATTATGCGTCGCTTTTTCGAGCTGCAGGGGACATGTTTCGGGGAGGGGAGAGGTTTAATGAGCATACTTGCTCTGTGATTTTAGAGGCGTGTGGTTCGCTAGAAGAGCGGAGAGGCGGGGAACAGGTTCATGGTTTTGTTGTGAAAAGCGGGCTGCAGGACAATGTGTTTGTCGCGACATCGCTGGTGTCGATGTACTCTAGAAGTGACTGCTTGGACAACGCGGAGAAAGTGTTCAATGACATGGATTACAGGGATGTGCAGTGTTTGAATTATATGATTTTAGAGTATGGGAGGGCCAGCCGTGGGGGGAAAGCAATTGGGGTGTTTATTGATCTTTTGAGTTCTGGTATTGATCCAAATGACTATACATTTACTAATTCAATCAGTGCATGCAGTGGAGATGTGCGTGTGCACGGGGGCCGGCAATTACATGGACTCGCTGTGAAGTATGGTGTTATCTGTGAAACTTCTGTTGGAAATGCAGTTATAACAATGTATGGGAGGCATGGGATGATTGAAGAGGCCGAGAGAATGTTCTATGCACTGGATGAGAGGAACTTGATCTCTTGGACAGCAGTTTTGTCAATGTACGTCAACAATGGCCATATTGACAAGGCTCTAAATGTTTTCTTGAAAGTACTTGATCTGGGCATTCATTGTGATCCTAGTATTTTATGTCCTGTTCTTGATGCCTGCTCAGAGTGCAGAAATCTGGAATTGGGACGTCAAATTCACGCATTTGTTACAAAACTTGGTTATGACTCTGGTGTGCATGTTGGGACCGCTCTGATAGATTTATATGCCAAATGTGGTAACGTTCAATCTGCAAGACTGGTTTTTGATGGTCTTTCAGGTAAAAATACTGCATCAATCAATGCGGTTCTAGCTGGATTCGTGGAATCGCATATACATGTTGAAGAGGATGCCATTGTCTTGTTTAATCAATCAAGATATGCTGGCATAAGTCCAGATTTCATAACCTTTTCGCGGCTCCTTAGCTTGTCTGCTGAGGAAGCCACTTTGGTTATAGGAAAGAGTCTTCATTCCTACACTATTAAAGCTGGACTTGAAGCTGATTCCACTGTAGGTAATGCTATAATTACCATGTATGCCAAATGTGGTAGCATTGAAGAAGCTTTTCAGATGTTCAATGGTATGACCAGTCGTAATTGTATAACCTGGAATGCCATAATATCAGCATATGCTCTTCATGGAGATAGCACCAGATCACTTTCCCTGTTTGAAAATATGAAGGAAGAAGGTTTTACCCCTGATGGATTCACGTTGTTGGCTATTCTTCAAGCTTGCAGTTACTCCGGATTATGGGAAACTGGGTTATGCTTGTTCAACGAAATGGAGCAAAAATACGGGACTAGGTCCGTGATTGAGCACTTTGGGTGCATGGTCGATCTTTTGGGTCGGGCTGGGAAATTTTCAGAAGCCATCGATTTCATCAACACAAGTCCATTTCCAGACTCAGCAATGCTTTGGAGAACTTTAGTCAATGTCTGCATGTTATATGGGAATTTGGATTTTGGCATTTTAGCTTCAACGCGTCTGCTTGAGTTGGAAGCTGATGAGGCTGGGTCATATATACTTGTCTCTAATATGTATGCTAGGGCAGGATTGTTTGAAGAGGCTGCAAAAGTTAGAACTGTTATGAATGACTTGCAAGTAAACAAAGAAGCAGGTTGCAGCTGGATTGAAGTAGACAATAAGTTCCATTATTTTGTGGCAAGTGATCTGAACCATCCAAGAAGCGATGAAATTTATGAGAAGTTGAATATCTTGAAGACTCAAATAAAAGTGAACTGTCATGATAGATTTGATCTCTGTGTGATTGCAGATCATTTATAA